One segment of Nitrospirota bacterium DNA contains the following:
- the thiE gene encoding thiamine phosphate synthase, with amino-acid sequence MRTLISGRATFPRNSWSGTILRRNDIKGLCLILDRDLLRGEPGQVMLSALAAGVRFFQYRSKNEPRKDIYHASLQLAGIARGAGALFIVNDHADIAAATGADGVHLGQGDLPIAEARKVLGEGKIVGLSTHSRGQALAAETAGADYIGFGPIFATSTKDAGVAQGVERIRDIKQAVRVPVIAIGGINRDTIRAVMSAGADGVAVISAVLSAPDPSRAAAELIGLIT; translated from the coding sequence TTGAGGACCCTGATTTCCGGAAGGGCGACATTTCCACGAAATTCATGGAGCGGTACAATACTCCGGCGAAATGACATCAAAGGGCTCTGCCTGATCCTGGACCGCGACCTGCTCCGCGGCGAGCCCGGACAGGTCATGCTGTCCGCCCTCGCGGCGGGCGTGCGCTTCTTTCAGTATCGCAGCAAGAACGAGCCCCGGAAGGACATCTATCACGCTTCCCTGCAGCTCGCCGGCATCGCCCGGGGGGCGGGCGCGCTCTTCATCGTGAACGATCATGCCGATATTGCTGCTGCGACGGGGGCCGACGGGGTTCACCTCGGCCAGGGAGACCTTCCGATCGCGGAAGCGCGGAAAGTACTCGGCGAAGGGAAGATCGTCGGATTGTCGACGCACAGCAGGGGACAGGCGCTGGCCGCGGAAACTGCCGGCGCCGATTACATCGGCTTCGGCCCGATCTTTGCTACTTCGACCAAGGACGCCGGCGTTGCCCAGGGCGTGGAGCGCATCAGGGACATCAAGCAGGCCGTCCGGGTCCCGGTCATCGCCATCGGCGGCATCAACCGGGACACCATCCGCGCGGTGATGAGCGCAGGCGCCGACGGTGTTGCCGTCATTTCAGCGGTTCTTTCGGCCCCGGACCCGTCGCGGGCAGCGGCCGAACTCATTGGTCTGATCACGTAG
- a CDS encoding branched-chain amino acid ABC transporter substrate-binding protein, which translates to MKKLLSIIVILLLFACTRQDDTVIKIGAAGPMTGDQSKMGIDLRNGAELAVTEWNDKGGLLGKKVQLVPGDDQSDPKQAVSIANKFVNQKVTAVVGHWNSNCSINAAPYYDAAGIVAISPASTNPRLTQQGFKTIFRVCGTDDQQGGVAAEFVLRTLKPKRVAILHDKTTYGQGLADYFRKSVENKVTVAFYDGIQTKDPDYKAVLTAMKEKKPDVYFFGGVYPEAGRLVRQAKEVGMNIPMITGDGVYDPTFVAIAGKAAEGTYVTFGKDPSGLPTSRTFNEKYKARYGEPGPYSIYAYDAANIILTAMQQTGTTDGLKVADFISKNTFHGAFGDISFDRNGDVAKAPYVVWQVRDGKFVEVR; encoded by the coding sequence ATGAAGAAACTTCTCTCCATCATCGTTATCCTGCTTCTGTTCGCCTGCACCCGGCAGGATGATACCGTGATCAAGATCGGCGCCGCGGGTCCCATGACGGGAGACCAGAGCAAAATGGGCATCGATCTCAGGAACGGCGCGGAGCTTGCCGTAACTGAATGGAACGACAAGGGCGGCCTCCTCGGGAAAAAGGTCCAGCTCGTGCCCGGTGATGATCAGTCGGATCCCAAGCAGGCGGTGTCGATCGCGAACAAGTTCGTCAACCAGAAGGTGACTGCCGTCGTGGGCCACTGGAACTCCAACTGCTCCATCAACGCGGCGCCCTATTACGACGCCGCCGGGATCGTCGCCATCAGCCCCGCCTCGACGAATCCGCGGCTGACCCAGCAGGGCTTTAAAACCATCTTTCGCGTTTGCGGCACCGACGACCAGCAGGGCGGCGTTGCCGCGGAATTCGTTCTCAGGACCCTGAAGCCGAAACGGGTGGCGATCCTGCACGACAAGACGACCTACGGACAGGGTCTCGCGGATTATTTCAGGAAATCCGTCGAGAACAAGGTGACCGTCGCGTTCTATGACGGGATCCAGACGAAGGACCCCGATTACAAGGCCGTCCTGACGGCAATGAAGGAAAAGAAGCCCGACGTTTATTTCTTCGGCGGCGTCTATCCCGAAGCGGGCAGGCTGGTGCGCCAGGCGAAGGAAGTGGGCATGAACATACCCATGATCACCGGGGACGGCGTGTACGACCCGACGTTCGTGGCCATTGCGGGAAAGGCTGCCGAGGGGACCTATGTGACCTTCGGCAAGGACCCCTCGGGTCTGCCGACGTCCCGGACATTCAACGAAAAGTACAAGGCACGATACGGAGAGCCCGGGCCCTACTCGATCTATGCCTACGATGCAGCCAATATCATCCTGACCGCCATGCAGCAGACGGGGACGACGGACGGGTTGAAGGTCGCCGATTTCATATCGAAGAACACCTTTCACGGCGCATTCGGCGACATCTCCTTCGACCGGAACGGCGATGTTGCCAAGGCGCCCTACGTGGTATGGCAGGTCAGGGATGGGAAGTTCGTGGAAGTGCGGTGA
- the efp gene encoding elongation factor P translates to MPVSTTEFRNGLKIEIDGEPYVIVEFQHVKPGKGGAFVRTKFKSLKTGNVTDKTFRAGEKVDVPELEEKNMQYLYAADKDRVFMDTSSYEQVSMSEKQLGDNINYLKENMEIKVLYHKGQPINIEIPMFVELAIAKTDPGVRGDTASGGSKPATLETGAVVKIPFYLNEGDIIKVDTRTGTFIERVKK, encoded by the coding sequence GTGCCGGTATCGACAACGGAATTCAGAAACGGATTGAAAATAGAGATTGATGGCGAACCCTACGTGATCGTGGAGTTCCAGCACGTGAAGCCCGGAAAGGGCGGGGCGTTCGTGAGGACCAAGTTCAAGAGCCTCAAAACGGGCAACGTGACCGACAAGACGTTCAGGGCCGGAGAAAAAGTCGACGTCCCGGAGCTTGAGGAAAAGAACATGCAGTACCTCTATGCAGCCGATAAGGACCGCGTGTTCATGGATACGAGCAGCTACGAGCAGGTCTCGATGAGCGAGAAGCAGCTCGGCGACAACATCAACTACCTCAAGGAGAACATGGAGATCAAGGTCCTCTATCACAAGGGGCAGCCCATCAACATCGAGATCCCCATGTTCGTTGAGCTCGCCATTGCAAAGACGGATCCCGGGGTGCGCGGGGACACGGCATCGGGCGGATCGAAGCCGGCCACCCTCGAGACCGGAGCAGTGGTGAAGATCCCCTTCTACCTCAACGAGGGGGACATAATCAAGGTGGACACGCGCACCGGGACATTCATCGAGCGGGTCAAGAAGTAA
- a CDS encoding branched-chain amino acid ABC transporter permease, producing the protein MFTQQLINGLALGAVYALIALGYTMVYGILQLINFAHGEVYMLGAYLGIIVFGALTALGLPSYSLALTLVITVLVSMLFCAMFGATIERLAYRPLRNASKLAPLISAVGMSIILQNFVMLSQGKEYKNLPPQFPSEGLTILGAN; encoded by the coding sequence ATGTTCACGCAACAGCTGATAAACGGCCTGGCCCTGGGTGCGGTCTACGCACTGATCGCGCTCGGGTACACCATGGTCTATGGCATCCTGCAGCTCATCAATTTCGCGCACGGCGAAGTTTACATGCTCGGCGCCTACCTGGGCATCATTGTCTTCGGCGCCCTCACCGCGCTCGGGCTCCCCTCCTACAGCCTCGCCCTGACGCTGGTTATCACGGTCCTTGTTTCCATGCTCTTCTGTGCCATGTTCGGCGCGACCATCGAACGCCTGGCCTACCGCCCGCTCCGGAACGCATCCAAGCTCGCGCCGCTCATCAGCGCCGTCGGCATGTCAATCATCCTCCAGAACTTCGTGATGCTGAGCCAGGGAAAGGAGTACAAGAACCTTCCCCCCCAGTTTCCCTCGGAAGGGCTCACGATCTTAGGCGCCAAC
- the accC gene encoding acetyl-CoA carboxylase biotin carboxylase subunit — protein sequence MFKKILIANRGEIALRVIRACKEMGIKTVAVHSTADANSLHVRFADESVCIGPPKSADSYLHVPSIISAAEITDAEAIHPGYGFLAENSSFAEVCNSTGIRFIGPSPESIKLMGDKAKAREMAVKAGVPVLPGSNGVVTEESSAIEIARELGFPVIVKAAAGGGGKGMRVVMAEADFANAFVMAQAEALASFSNADVYIEKYILQPRHIEIQIMADEKGNTVYLGERECSIQRRHQKLIEEAPSVIVDEGLRKRMGEMAVAIAKSVRYRNAGTIEFLMDEDRKFYFMEMNTRIQVEHPVTEMVTGIDLVKEQIRVAAGEPLSFSQDSVRVSGHSIECRINAEDPEKFTPSPGTITAFNPPGGLGVRVETAAYTQYVIPPYYDSMIAKLIVHAPTRDEAIMRMERALDEFIIEGVKTTIPMHRKILEDPDFRKGDISTKFMERYNTPAK from the coding sequence GTGTTTAAAAAAATACTGATCGCCAACCGCGGCGAGATCGCGCTCCGCGTCATCCGGGCGTGCAAGGAAATGGGCATCAAGACCGTCGCGGTACACTCCACGGCGGACGCGAATTCGCTGCATGTCCGGTTCGCCGATGAGAGCGTTTGCATCGGCCCTCCCAAGAGCGCCGACAGCTACCTCCACGTACCGAGCATCATCAGCGCAGCCGAGATCACCGATGCCGAGGCCATCCACCCGGGCTACGGCTTCCTGGCCGAGAACTCAAGCTTCGCCGAGGTCTGCAATTCCACGGGGATCCGGTTCATCGGGCCGAGCCCCGAGAGCATCAAGCTCATGGGAGACAAGGCAAAAGCGCGCGAGATGGCGGTCAAGGCCGGCGTCCCGGTCCTGCCCGGCAGCAACGGCGTCGTGACGGAGGAGAGCAGCGCCATCGAGATCGCGCGCGAACTGGGTTTCCCGGTCATCGTGAAGGCCGCGGCCGGCGGCGGAGGCAAGGGCATGCGGGTCGTGATGGCCGAGGCCGATTTTGCGAACGCTTTCGTGATGGCCCAGGCCGAGGCGCTGGCGTCGTTCAGCAATGCCGACGTGTATATCGAGAAGTACATCCTGCAGCCGCGCCACATCGAGATCCAGATCATGGCCGACGAGAAGGGGAATACCGTCTACCTGGGAGAGCGCGAATGCTCGATCCAGCGAAGGCACCAGAAGCTGATCGAAGAGGCCCCTTCGGTCATCGTCGACGAGGGTTTGCGGAAGCGGATGGGCGAGATGGCCGTCGCCATTGCGAAGTCGGTGCGCTACCGGAACGCGGGCACGATCGAGTTCCTGATGGACGAGGACCGCAAGTTCTATTTCATGGAGATGAACACGAGGATCCAGGTCGAGCATCCCGTGACGGAGATGGTCACGGGAATCGATCTCGTGAAAGAGCAGATCCGGGTCGCTGCGGGAGAGCCGCTCTCGTTCTCGCAGGACAGCGTCAGGGTCAGCGGCCACAGCATCGAGTGCAGGATCAACGCGGAGGACCCCGAGAAATTCACGCCGTCGCCGGGGACCATCACGGCCTTCAATCCGCCGGGAGGGCTTGGCGTGCGCGTGGAGACGGCCGCCTATACCCAGTACGTGATTCCCCCCTACTATGACTCGATGATCGCAAAACTGATCGTGCATGCACCGACCCGGGATGAGGCGATCATGCGGATGGAGCGCGCGCTCGACGAGTTCATCATCGAAGGGGTCAAGACCACGATCCCCATGCACAGGAAGATCCTTGAGGACCCTGATTTCCGGAAGGGCGACATTTCCACGAAATTCATGGAGCGGTACAATACTCCGGCGAAATGA
- the accB gene encoding acetyl-CoA carboxylase biotin carboxyl carrier protein codes for MNLKELKELIEMLKDTDISEVEIERSGVKVRLRKGGDVTYHPAMPRMDYPPSAIIAPVVSETPAAATPAEKAAEPATSNQTKVTSPIVGTFYRSSSPEKPAYVEVGAVVKKGQVLCIIEAMKLMNEIESETAGKIVQILAENGQPVEYGEPLFVIEPA; via the coding sequence ATGAACCTGAAAGAGCTCAAGGAACTGATAGAGATGTTGAAGGACACGGACATCTCGGAGGTCGAGATCGAGCGTTCCGGCGTGAAAGTGCGGCTCCGGAAGGGCGGGGACGTCACGTACCATCCGGCCATGCCGCGCATGGACTATCCGCCTTCCGCCATTATTGCGCCCGTTGTTTCGGAAACCCCGGCCGCTGCGACTCCCGCGGAAAAGGCCGCGGAGCCCGCCACGTCGAACCAGACAAAGGTGACCTCACCCATCGTGGGTACGTTCTACCGCTCCAGTTCGCCGGAAAAACCGGCGTACGTCGAGGTCGGCGCCGTGGTGAAAAAGGGACAGGTGCTCTGCATCATCGAGGCAATGAAGCTCATGAACGAGATCGAGTCCGAGACGGCCGGAAAGATCGTCCAGATCCTTGCGGAAAACGGACAGCCGGTGGAGTATGGTGAGCCCCTCTTTGTGATCGAGCCGGCATAG